In a single window of the Thunnus maccoyii chromosome 7, fThuMac1.1, whole genome shotgun sequence genome:
- the LOC121899894 gene encoding keratin-associated protein 9-1-like, giving the protein MSKKNPAALQPRSPAALQPCSRHTAALQLCSPAALQPSHSSPAAPQPSHSSAAALQPCSRHTAALQLCSRHTAALQPRSPAAVTQQCCSPAAVTQQCCSPAALQPSHSSPAAPQPCSRHTAALQPCSRHTAALQPCSRHTAVLKTLLHSEFTFLA; this is encoded by the coding sequence ATGTCCAAGAAGAACCCCGCAGCCCTGCAGCCCCGCAGccctgcagctctgcagcccTGCAGCCGTCACACAGCAGccctgcagctctgcagcccTGCAGCCCTGCAGCCGTCACACAGCAGCCCTGCAGCCCCGCAGCCGTCACACAGCAGTGCTGCAGCCCTGCAGCCCTGCAGCCGTCACACAGCAGccctgcagctctgcagccGTCACACAGCAGCCCTGCAGCCCCGCAGCCCTGCAGCCGTCACACAGCAGTGCTGCAGCCCTGCAGCCGTCACACAGCAGTGCTGCAGCCCTGCAGCCCTGCAGCCGTCACACAGCAGCCCTGCAGCCCCGCAGCCCTGCAGCCGTCACACAGCAGCCCTGCAGCCCTGCAGCCGTCACACAGCAGCCCTGCAGCCCTGCAGCCGTCACACAGCAGTGCTGAAAACTCTTCTGCACTCTGAGTTCACATTTTTAGCATGA